Genomic segment of Rhodococcus rhodochrous:
ACCTCAATCCGACCGTTCACTCTGTTTACGGATATGTTGCGGCGCTCTGCCCACACGTAAGCATCGTCGTGGGGGAGAACCTTCAGCAGGGTGTAGACATCGCCCTTCTGGGGTGCGAGGACGATACCGCGCCAGAATTGTGTGATGCGGATGGATCGGAAGTGCGGGTTACGTGCGTTCTTGATTTTTTCCAGGTGGAGCCCGGCGTGTGTGGCAGCGTCGAATTTCCCGAACACTTCATATACCCGACTCTGGACTGTTTGATCGAGTTCTGCGAAGTCGAGAAGAAAGTCCTTGTCGATCGCAAGTGACGCCACTCGTTTTCCTCCCCGGTCGACGGAACCGCAGAAATGCGGATCCGCTGTGCCTGTCATTTCGACACCGGGAGACCTTACCTGTGTGGGGAGCCACCTCTGCGACCGCGTTCCGACCTAATGGGTGCTACCGACCCCACGACTGTGGCAAGGTTCGGTGTTGGTGGCGACCGGTGGGATAACCCTCTCAAGACCAGGCGTGGCCGTCCCCGAGCAGTCGGGCTGATGCCTGAACTCAGACCGTGTACCCGCCGGTCGTGAGGGAAGCGGTGATCGCTGATGGGATGACGTACCCCGATGCCGCGCGTGTCGGTGAGTACTCGAGCCATTAGGTCGACGACTGCTTTCCTCCGCTACCGGACCGAAAAATAGTGGATAGCAGCCTGTTCGGAGAAGCACTCCATGTTGTTCATCGGCGATGACTGGGCGGAAGGCCATCACGACATCGAGGTCGAAGACGACGTCGGCCGCCGGTTGGCGCGGATACGGCTGCCCGAGGGCGTGGAGGGGCAGGCCCGATTGCACGAGATGGTGGCCGAACATCTCGGTCCTGACAGCACCGGCAGCAGTGACCTCCCCGAGGATGCAGTCGTGGTCGGGATCGAAACCGATCGTGGGGTGTGGGTGTCGGCGCTGCTCGCCTGCGGATACCAGGTCTATGCGATCAACCCGATGTCGGCGGCACCATATCGGGAACGGCACGGCACCTCGGGAACCAAATCCGACGCCGGCGACGCTCACGTTCTCGCCGAGATCGTCCGGCTCGACCGCGGCCATCACCGCCAGATCGCAGGGGACTCCCCGCAGGTCGAAGCCCTGAAATTGCTTGCCCGGGCCCACCAAGGCCTGATCTGGGACCGGACCCGGCACCTGCAGCGGATGCGGTCGGCGCTCCGCGAGTACTTCCCGGCCGCATTGACCGCGTTCGACAACCTCGCCGCCCCGGACACCCTGGCATTGCTGCGCAAGGCTCCCGATCCGGATCGCGCAGCACGACTGACCACCGCGCAAATCACCGCGGAACTGGCCCGGGCGCATCGGCGCGGGGACCGCACCGCCACGGCCACCCGCATCCGCGATGCGCTGCGGGCACCGTCGCTGCGGCAGCCGGCTGCAATCGAACATGCCTACGAGGTCGTCGTGGCCGGACACGCGGGCATGCTCGAGCACCTGGCCGAGCAGATCGAGGAGCTCGAGCAGGAGGTCAAGCGCAGTTTTCATAGGCACCTGGCCGCTGAGATCGTCCGCAGCTGTCCCGGACTGGGGGATGTCCTGGGCGCCCGGGTGCTGGCAGAATTCGGCGACGATCCGCACCGATACCGCAATGCCAAAGCCCGCAAGAACTACGCCGGGACCTCCCCGATTACCCGAGTATCAGGAAAGAGGAAGACGGTGTCGGCGAGCTACGCCCGCAACAAGCACCTGGCCGATGCGTGTCATCAGTGGGCGTTCTGCTCGATGAATACCTCACCGGGCGCACGGGCTTATTACGACGCTCTGCGGGCCCGGGAGGTCGGCCACCATGGCGCGCTTCGTTAACTCGGTAACCGGCTCGTCGGGATCCTCCACGGATGTCTCGAGACCGGCACGATCTACGACGAAAGCACCGCCTGGCCCCAAGTTCCCACACAAGCCGCGGTTTGACAGCGCTCAGGGAAGATTCAGATGTGCTGCGCGGTGCGGTCGCCGACATCCGAGCCGCCGGATCCAACTTGTCCTCCCAATGCGGAGCCTTCCGTCGCCAGGTGCCGTGGACCCGTATCGAAGAACTACTCGCCGAGCGCGACCGAATTCGGAGGAAGGGGCGTCGGTGGTCGCTTTCCGGAAGCCGTCGGGGCGCCGCGGCGAGCGATTTCCGACGTGATGCTCCGCCGGCGGAGTAGGGCACGGTGCTTATCGTAGGTCGGGGGTTCGTGCGTTCCACGCGAGCCCCGGTGTTCGATTCTTTGAGAGTATGGGACACGCTGCGCAGTAACAGTTCTCGCATCCGAAGCGATGCTGGAAGCGTGTCGTCTCGATATCTACTCGGTGACTGGGGAAGCTCGTCGCGCAGGGCCTATTGTCGCGGCGGGATATCCACAAGTTGTTCGACATCGGTCTTCTCGTCGTTGACGGTGTCGTCGACATCGCTGAAGAAGTTCGTGCTTATCCTGCCTACGAGGCGCTCTGCGGCCGCCGCGTGGATATCGAATTCGACCCGAGGCAGAGCGAGCGGGTGAGATTGCACCGGGAGCAATGGCGGAGTCGATGAAAAGGAAACGCGCGAATCGTGCTGCGGCTTCCTTCTAGAGAGCCCGAGTGCCTAGCGCTTCGGCCTACGGGTTTTACGGACCTTCGAAAAGTAGGCAGGAGATAGTAAGAGATGGTGTTCGAGGTGCGCGCCAGCCATGCGGTGACCTCCACAGGGGTACGGGCGTGTGAGGTGCATCCCGACGTTTTCGTCGATGAAACGGGACGGGTGTTCTGGACAGGGGGTGGGGCGGCGAGAATTTGGCCGGACGTGCCGGTCGACGTTACCTCGATCGAGTCCGGAGAGGAAAACGACATCTTCGTGGTCGAGGATGAAGTTGTCGAGGTTGCGGTCGACTGGGTCGAAATGCTCCGGGGTGACCGACAGGCCGAAGAGTGGATCGCGCAGCGGCGTCGCTGTCGCTGGTCTCTGCCGGCTGAGTCGGTGACGGACGCTCTCCTCGACGTCGAGGGTCGTTTGAGATCGCGGGATAAGCGAACGGTGGAGTTCGAGGTGCGGGCTTCCCTTTATCTCCGTTCAGGTCGTGAACTGGTGTGTGAGGTCTACCCTCACGTATTCGTCGTCAGCGGGGTGGCGCGATATCGCGGTATGCCGGCATGGCTATGCAGCAACCCGGTGACATCGTCGCAGCGTTGCCTCCCGGTACTCAGAAGTGGATCCGGATCAGAGGTCTGCAGCAGGCTGCGGGCTGGGTGTCGACGGTGGCAAACATTGGGGACAGTTTCTGGCTCAAGCAGCACGGTGCCAAAAAGCGCTCTTCGGCACCGCCCATCGGTCCGGTGGGGCCGGCAGCTTCAGGGCGTCGGCGACTGGCGGGCTGATCGAGGATCCGGACGAACGCCGGGGGCGTTCGCTGCCGGAACCGACTGAACAGCTTGCGACACGACCGGAGTCGTCCGTTGCCCCCTCATGCCGCCTGACGTGCTCGGCAGGGACACCTCACCGCCCTGCCGTGCGCGTCGTCCGGTAGCCACCCGTACTCGTCGCACGCACTGCACTTCGCCGGTCGGATCCGTGGAACGGACAGTCCCTGCCATATCGGTAGCCACGCGTGCGCGTACCGCATCGGATCGCTGGGCCGGTGCGCTGCCTTCGCTGCGGCCACCAGCGTCGGGACACCGTGCGTTGAGATCAACGCTTCGATCGTGGCTACGGCATCCGGCTTGAGGTACGCGAATGTTGCTGTCAGCCCGGATTGCTTGCATGCCGCCGACAACCGGGCGACCTCGGGACTGTGCGATGCGTTCGAGACCTGGGACGTGCGGTTGGTTTCCGTCCTTGGTGAATCAGTACTTAAAAGACAGCCTGGTTCTCCGACGTCCGCGCTGCCGCGGGTCGGATTTTCAGGCCCCGGCTGGACGTGCGGCTCCTCGTAGATCGTCTGAATGGTGATCCACTGGCCGCGCTCGTTCTGGATCTTCTCGCGGATCAGGTAGCCGAGCTCGGCGAGCTCACGAAGGGCAGAGCGGATGGCGTCGCGGCCTTCCTTCGGCGACTGGCCGGCGATCGAGTCGGATCGGGTACGCCAGTCGTCCGGCTTGGACAGCAACCAGATGAGAACACCGCGTGCTCGGAAGGACAGGCGCTCGTCGTTGATGCCGGCGTTGCTGAGGATGGTGAAGTTGCTGGCCAGGCGCGGTCCACGACGCACGCCGCCAGCCAGGGTATTCTGGCCCACGTTCGACTCCCTATAAGTCGGACATCCGGCCCGTCGGGAGTTGCCGCTCCTGGCGGGCCTTCTTCACTTGTGAGGTCACGCGGATCGGTGACGATCTCGAGATCTTGTCATCACTCGAACAAGTGTGCAAGAGAATTCTTGAAAGTCGCTCAGCGTCAAGAATACTCCCGACGAACCAATGCATCCGGCCGCGGAGGGTTGGCGTCATTGCTGACCAGCCCGCCGCGGCCGGATGCCGATTATTTGGATCCGCAGCGACACTCAGGATCGTTCGACCGACGCTTACATACCCCGCAGGGCTGGTAGTAGAGGCGTTCGTCGACCTGGACCTGCGGAGGATTCTTCGCGCGACTGAAGTACGTCGAGTTGTATGTGTACAGCAGCTCGCCGGGCACGTACGAGTCATCCTTCTTATCAGCGATGTTGGCGCGGATCACGACCGCACCACGCTCAGAAGCTTCTTCCCTGGCCTCTACCGGCGGACCCGGATCGTCTGCAATTCCGGACACCGCACTTGCCGAGCCAAGGGAGATGCCGAACTCCAGATCGTGGAGTGACACCGTCTCGGGGACTTTTCGCAGCTCTGATCTTCCGGTCGCATGCAGCACGCCGTCGGCATCGACGACAGTTCGTAGCGTCAAGCGCTCGATGAAAGGCCTCGCATGCTTGTCGACATCGATACTGAGGTTCCCAAGTTCGTCGCGGGGATCCGACCGCTGCGCATTGCCCCCTGGACGGCTCGGGGTGCAGAACTGGAACTTGGCATGGCCGTCCCGAGGATCAGCGCAGTACAGCTCCACGGCATTGCCCGACAGTTCCTGTCCTTCGAACGGCACCTGAGTACCGGCGCGTAGCAACCGATGATAGGAACCACGAGCCAAGCGAACCTCGATGTCCTTCGCCAACTGCAGCTGCTGCCGGTCGTAGGCGATCCACGCTGCGCCCTGAGCGATGAGCGTGCCGCTGTTCTTCGAAACTTCGACGCGGTGTGCCCCGAAGAACTCCCTGAGTCGAGCTGCGATCGCCGGCATCCTGGACATGCCCCCGGTGACCAGGCATAGCGCGACCTGCGAGTCGCTGATATGCGCCGCATCCAGCAGGGAGACCACATGGTCCATTGCTCGATCGATGAGCGGCTTCGAGATGGTCTCGAGGTCGGATCGGGTCACTTGGTGCATCAACGCGGCTCCAGTGTCCGGATTGAAGTTCCGGATGTAGAGCGTTGCAGATTCTTCCTCGGACAGCGCAATTTTCAGATTCTCACACTTGTGGCGAAGCTGTCGTCGACGATCTGGGTCCACATCACCAGGCTCGTCGGTGGCGTGCATGAGCACCCAGTTCCGAAGAGCGTCATCGAAGATGTCGCCACCCAATGCGCCGGTGCCACTGTTCTGGAGCTGGACGACCCGCCCGTCTTCGAGTCGACACAACGTGAGGTCGAAAGTGCCGCCACCCCAGTCGACTACCAGGATGTTCTTCCGGTCGAATCGGCGGACAAAATCAGTTCCCAGTTTGGGTCGGAAGTGTCCGTAAAGCGCTGCGAACGGTTCGTGGACGAACTGGACGACTCGAATCCCTGCGCGGGCGTATGCCTCGCGCAGTGCGCGACGACGGTGGCCATTCATATCGACCGGGATCGTCGCGACAGCGTCCGAAATGGTGGATAAGAATCCGGGATTTCTGGTGGAAGCGAGAGCGCGGTCCTTCACGTGCTCGATGACATCGTGCGCCACGTCGACCGGGCTCATCTCGACCCCACCTACCGTGATGGTCTCGTCACCCAGATATGTCTTGGGCGACTTCACGAAATCGCCGTGTACTCCGAGGCCGCTGGCGTCCAGGGCAAGTTTGGCCTCTTCGCCGACCAACTTCTGGACGCCCTCGTACTTCACAATCGAAGGCGTCGGTTGCCCCTGGTCATCGAGAAGTTCATGGACCTTCTCCGAGTCGACAACGCACACCAAGCTGTTCGTAGTGCCGAAGTCGAAACCTACAACAGTCATACTGTGTCCCTACTTGTCCTCTACCGCGTCGGGCTGGAGGGCATTCAAGCCCTTCCGGAACTTGATCACCGAGCGAGACACGAATTCGTCGGTGACTTGGGTATGTCCGTGCTTGAGAGCATCGAGTGCGTCTTCGAGTACCTCGATCTGATCGGCGATCAGCTTCGCCGTGTCAACTCGAAGAATCTCGAACGAGTTCGTGGAGCTCATTCGTTCACTTCTGCGCGCGTTGACTTCTTCGTCGAGAGCTGCGCGGACCCCTGACAACTCGAGTTCGAGTTCCTTCACTCGACCGCGAACGGTCGCCAGTTCGTCCATGAGCCGCGCATTCTCGGCGTGGGCGATGTCGACTCGGGCAAGTGCGGAATCGCGCTCCGATTCGACTGCACGAATACGCTCGCGCGCAGAGCCAACGATTACCGCTGCCGCTCGGCGCGTGCTCTTCGGGATCGTCGCGAGCTTCTCTCGATCAGCCGTCGTACCGGACTGAACAGACGGGGCATCCCAGACCTCGTCTGCCAGTGCGTCGATGTACTGCGAGAGATCCCATTGTGCGGCGGAACCGGCAAGAAGGACCACAATGTGAACGGCGTTGTCCTGCAATGCCTGCAAGGTGGGTGCCTTCAACGACTCTCGCCCGTCGAATGGACGGCCCACGAGGTTCTCGACCCGTACGACGGTCTGTGAAAGCGTCTCCGTATCGGCCGTTTCGGTGCGGAGTAGTTCCACTCGGTCCTGGAGCGGTTCGTCGCCGATGAACGCTGGGTGCTGTGTCAGGATTCGGGCTGCCAGCTCTGCAATATTCTTCCGCGCTGTACCGCTCAGCTCCGATTTCTCGGTTGTGAGTAGCAACGCGAGGGCGGTCGCGAGCTTGGTGTCGCGCGCAGCGACGGCTGCGATACGGTCCTGAAGCGGCGTCAAGTCGATCGGCTTGGCGACAGCGATGCGTGCGGGAGTGCTCCGTCGCATCTCGAACGGTTTGAGGTCGCCGTCGAGTTCCTCGAGGTATCGGAGAAAGTCACTGAACGATTCGACAGCATCGAGCGTCAGTTTCTCAGCGGCCTCGCTCGGAGCAGACGCGACGTCGGTCGGCTTCTGGTTGGGCTCGGATGCTCCCACCTCGACGACTGGCAGCGGGTCATCCGTCGGATTGGTCGCCGGCGCACCGGAGGCCTCCTCAGTCGGTTCCGCGTCAACTTTCTCGGTTTCCGAGGCGCCCTCATCGTTACTCGAGCTCGCTACGGAAGCTGCTGTCTCGTCGGTTGACGGAGCGACGGCGGTCGCTTTGCTGTTCGGAACCGAGGTGGCCACGTAGTCGGCCGGCTCGGATCCTTCGGCAACCGGTTCCGTTGTGGCGGTTGTGTCGCCTTCCGGAACCTCGATTTCGGAGTCCGTGCCTGTAGCTTTGTCCAGGGTGCGCTCGGCGTTGACCACGTCGGAGGACGGCGACGTCGTCTCAACAGCGGGAGACTGCTCGTCTACTGTGACTAGCGAGACGGCATGTGTTGGTTCGGAAACCAACTCTGGTGCGGCCGATTCTTCGCCGGCTTCAGTGACTGGCGAGAAGGGAGTGGCGACTCCCACCTCCGCAACCTCGGTGGTCTCGGATTGCGTGGATGTTGTTTCGTCCGACGACGCCGGGGCGTCCGTCGGCTCTGTATGCGGCGATGCCGCCGACACCTCCGACGAGGGACCCGTCATCGTGATTTCGACTTCCGCCACGGCAGGAGTCGGTCCAGCAACGGACCTGTGCTCGGCCGACTCTCCGTCGGTTTCGGTGCCTTTGACGGGGTGCTGGACGTCAGCGCGTTTGCTGATGTCTCCCACGGGGGTGTATCGGCGATTCTGGTTGTCCTTGCGTCGGCGCCGGCCCGGCCCGAGAGCGTTGGTTCGAGGTTCTCGGTCGGCGGAACGGTCGGTTCCAGGAAGACCGGAGGAGCTGGCCGCGGCCGAGGGCTTCGATTTGTTCCTGTGGTTCGGCCGTTGGCGCCTGTCCTCGCCGTTTCCGCGGGGACCGGCTGTCCCGTTGTCGGGACGGCTCCCGTGCGGCTGTTCGACGTTTCGCTGTTCCTTCGCGGAGTAGGAGTGCTTGTCGGAGTGTTTGCGCTGGTGGTGCCCGCCGGAGTGCGTCGCTCCGTGCTTCTTGACGGTTCGCTTGGCGCGTTGGCCTGCCCCTTGACGTTGGGCATCCTGCGATTCGGCGTGCTGTCGTCCGTCGTGCTCGCCTTTCCGCTCGCCGGAGCGGCCTTCGTTGTCTTGCGGCTGTGCGTGATTCGCATTCCGCCGCTTACGGGAGTGGTTGTTGCCGGAGCCGTGTTCCATGGGGGTCCTTCATCGGTAATGCAATCCAAACGGGCGTTCACCCAATGGTCGGGCAGACCATTCTTACTACCCGCGCGTACGAGCGGTGCGGCGCGGGGGTCTCCTGTCGCCAGATGATGTTCCGTGATGAA
This window contains:
- a CDS encoding replication protein, with the translated sequence MGQNTLAGGVRRGPRLASNFTILSNAGINDERLSFRARGVLIWLLSKPDDWRTRSDSIAGQSPKEGRDAIRSALRELAELGYLIREKIQNERGQWITIQTIYEEPHVQPGPENPTRGSADVGEPGCLLSTDSPRTETNRTSQVSNASHSPEVARLSAACKQSGLTATFAYLKPDAVATIEALISTHGVPTLVAAAKAAHRPSDPMRYAHAWLPIWQGLSVPRIRPAKCSACDEYGWLPDDAHGRAVRCPCRARQAA
- a CDS encoding Hsp70 family protein produces the protein MTVVGFDFGTTNSLVCVVDSEKVHELLDDQGQPTPSIVKYEGVQKLVGEEAKLALDASGLGVHGDFVKSPKTYLGDETITVGGVEMSPVDVAHDVIEHVKDRALASTRNPGFLSTISDAVATIPVDMNGHRRRALREAYARAGIRVVQFVHEPFAALYGHFRPKLGTDFVRRFDRKNILVVDWGGGTFDLTLCRLEDGRVVQLQNSGTGALGGDIFDDALRNWVLMHATDEPGDVDPDRRRQLRHKCENLKIALSEEESATLYIRNFNPDTGAALMHQVTRSDLETISKPLIDRAMDHVVSLLDAAHISDSQVALCLVTGGMSRMPAIAARLREFFGAHRVEVSKNSGTLIAQGAAWIAYDRQQLQLAKDIEVRLARGSYHRLLRAGTQVPFEGQELSGNAVELYCADPRDGHAKFQFCTPSRPGGNAQRSDPRDELGNLSIDVDKHARPFIERLTLRTVVDADGVLHATGRSELRKVPETVSLHDLEFGISLGSASAVSGIADDPGPPVEAREEASERGAVVIRANIADKKDDSYVPGELLYTYNSTYFSRAKNPPQVQVDERLYYQPCGVCKRRSNDPECRCGSK